From a region of the Xanthomonas rydalmerensis genome:
- the map gene encoding type I methionyl aminopeptidase, translated as MTVNLKTPQDIEKMRVAGRLAAEVLDLIGPYVKPGVTTAELDRICHDHIVKVQQAVPANVGYRGFPKTVCTSVNNVICHGIPSESKVLKDGDIVNIDVTVIKDGWHGDTSRMYCAGTPSVMARRLIEATYEAMWRGIRAVKPGATLGDIGHAIQQYAESERFSVVREYCGHGIGKVYHDEPQVLHYGRPGDGLVLKPGMTFTIEPMINEGTRYTRVLPDGWTVVTKDRKLSAQWEHMVAVTEDGVEVLTLSPGGLGEP; from the coding sequence ATGACCGTCAATCTGAAAACTCCGCAGGACATCGAGAAGATGCGCGTGGCCGGCCGCCTGGCCGCCGAGGTACTGGACCTGATCGGCCCGTACGTGAAGCCCGGCGTCACCACCGCCGAGCTGGACCGCATCTGCCACGACCATATCGTCAAGGTGCAGCAGGCGGTGCCGGCCAACGTCGGCTACCGCGGCTTTCCGAAGACCGTGTGCACGTCGGTGAACAACGTGATCTGCCACGGCATCCCCAGCGAAAGCAAGGTCCTGAAGGACGGCGACATCGTCAACATCGACGTCACCGTGATCAAGGACGGCTGGCATGGCGACACCAGCCGCATGTACTGCGCGGGTACCCCCTCGGTGATGGCGCGGCGCCTGATCGAGGCCACCTACGAGGCGATGTGGCGCGGCATCCGCGCGGTGAAGCCGGGCGCCACGCTCGGCGACATCGGCCATGCCATCCAGCAGTACGCCGAGAGCGAGCGCTTCAGCGTGGTGCGCGAGTACTGCGGCCACGGCATCGGCAAGGTCTACCACGACGAGCCGCAGGTGCTGCACTACGGCCGGCCGGGCGATGGCCTGGTGCTGAAGCCGGGCATGACCTTCACCATCGAGCCGATGATCAACGAGGGCACGCGCTACACCCGCGTGCTGCCGGACGGCTGGACCGTGGTGACCAAGGACCGCAAGCTCTCGGCGCAATGGGAGCACATGGTCGCCGTCACCGAGGATGGGGTGGAGGTACTGACCCTGTCGCCGGGCGGCCTCGGCGAGCCGTGA
- a CDS encoding [protein-PII] uridylyltransferase: MPDAGVDDAGWAAAVRQLLAQTDARLSKRFDQGDDIDRLLALRARALDQLIRHAWSRCVPREAGLALFAVGGYGRGELFPRSDIDLLVFGELDPVYEPALARLFPLLWDAGVPVSHAVRSAAQCTAACADQTVLTALIEARPLQADAAAKAALAAAIAPQRVWPPREFFMAKREELQARHQRFGDTADNLEPDIKDGPGGLRDLHTLGWMALRAFGVRDLEPLIGLGHVGGDEAAALRRERRELARLRYGLHLVANRPEERLRFDYQKTLAQRLGFSDDVESLGVEKMMQRFYRSAAIVRRLSDRLLQRFEEQFDGEAQPQPLAGGFSLRRGYLAADDEHWPQADPVQVFALFATWAAHGEIRGLHSLTARALAEALPHLPAYASASTAARERFLALLRGPRAVQTLTRMARLGVLGQWIPAFAQVSGRMQFDLFHVYTVDQHTLMVLKNMAVFASARTDDRFSIAHEVWPRLRKPELLLLAGLFHDIAKGRGGDHSELGAVDARAFCAAHALSAADTDLVAWLVEQHLRMSVTAQKQDIADPEVIHRFASLVGDRERLDHLYLLTCADIAGTSPKLWNAWKDRLLADLYFAARRALREGLEHPLPVAERLQEAREATRALMHLQGHDDVTIDRQFAGMPDESFLRFRPEQLAWQATSLMEVELGGTLVKVRPVTPDDAALEVFVYSPDRDGLFAAIVMTLDRLGYGIHRARVLDAPHEAIFDTFEVMPADAFASGDIAQLQAGLREALAGDLARLRPARRVVPRQLRHFRFAPRIEFRESLDGRLTRLSLVAPDRPGLLSDVAQVLRRHQLRVHDARIATFGERAEDLFHITDEHNLPLPDACRQALQAALQACLDPDTPPGDPR; this comes from the coding sequence ATGCCCGACGCCGGCGTCGACGATGCCGGCTGGGCGGCCGCGGTGCGGCAACTGCTGGCGCAGACCGATGCGCGGCTGAGCAAGCGCTTCGACCAGGGCGACGACATCGACCGCCTGCTGGCGCTGCGCGCGCGCGCGCTGGACCAACTGATCCGTCACGCCTGGAGCCGCTGCGTGCCGCGCGAGGCCGGGCTGGCCCTGTTCGCGGTGGGCGGCTACGGTCGTGGCGAACTGTTCCCGCGCTCGGACATCGACCTGCTGGTGTTCGGCGAGCTCGACCCCGTCTACGAACCGGCGCTGGCGCGGCTGTTTCCGCTGCTGTGGGACGCCGGCGTGCCGGTGAGCCACGCGGTGCGCTCGGCCGCGCAGTGCACCGCGGCCTGCGCCGACCAGACCGTGCTGACCGCGTTGATCGAGGCGCGCCCGCTGCAGGCCGACGCCGCCGCCAAGGCGGCGCTGGCGGCGGCCATCGCGCCGCAGCGGGTGTGGCCGCCGCGCGAATTCTTCATGGCCAAGCGCGAGGAGCTGCAGGCCCGCCACCAGCGTTTCGGCGATACCGCCGACAACCTGGAGCCGGACATCAAGGACGGCCCCGGCGGCCTGCGCGACCTGCACACCCTGGGCTGGATGGCGTTGCGCGCGTTCGGCGTGCGCGACCTGGAGCCGTTGATCGGGCTGGGCCATGTCGGCGGCGACGAAGCCGCCGCGCTGCGCCGCGAGCGCCGCGAACTGGCGCGCTTGCGCTACGGCCTGCACCTGGTCGCCAACCGCCCGGAAGAGCGCTTGCGCTTCGATTACCAGAAGACCCTGGCGCAGCGCCTGGGCTTCTCCGACGACGTCGAGAGCCTGGGCGTCGAGAAGATGATGCAGCGCTTCTACCGCAGCGCGGCGATCGTGCGTCGGCTCAGCGATCGGCTGCTGCAGCGCTTCGAGGAACAGTTCGATGGCGAGGCGCAGCCGCAGCCGCTGGCCGGCGGCTTCTCGCTGCGCCGCGGCTACCTGGCCGCCGACGACGAGCACTGGCCGCAGGCCGACCCGGTGCAGGTGTTCGCGCTGTTCGCCACCTGGGCCGCACACGGCGAGATCCGCGGCCTGCATTCGCTGACCGCGCGCGCGCTGGCCGAGGCGCTGCCGCACCTGCCGGCCTACGCCAGCGCCAGCACGGCCGCGCGCGAGCGCTTTTTGGCGCTGTTGCGCGGCCCGCGCGCGGTGCAGACGCTGACCCGGATGGCGCGGCTGGGCGTGCTCGGGCAGTGGATCCCGGCGTTCGCGCAGGTGTCCGGGCGCATGCAGTTCGACCTGTTCCATGTGTACACGGTCGACCAGCACACGCTGATGGTGCTGAAGAACATGGCGGTGTTCGCCAGCGCGCGCACCGACGACCGCTTCTCGATCGCGCATGAGGTCTGGCCGCGGCTGCGCAAGCCGGAACTGCTGCTGCTGGCCGGCCTGTTCCACGACATCGCCAAGGGCCGCGGCGGCGACCATTCGGAGCTGGGCGCGGTGGATGCGCGCGCGTTCTGCGCCGCGCATGCGCTCAGCGCCGCCGACACCGATCTGGTCGCCTGGCTGGTCGAGCAGCACCTGCGCATGTCGGTGACCGCACAGAAGCAGGACATCGCCGATCCGGAGGTGATCCATCGCTTCGCCAGCCTGGTCGGCGACCGCGAGCGGCTGGATCATCTGTATCTGCTGACCTGTGCCGACATCGCCGGCACCAGCCCCAAGCTGTGGAACGCGTGGAAGGACCGGCTGCTGGCCGACCTGTACTTCGCCGCCCGCCGCGCGCTGCGCGAGGGCCTGGAACACCCGCTGCCGGTGGCCGAGCGCCTGCAGGAGGCGCGCGAGGCCACGCGTGCGCTGATGCACCTGCAGGGCCACGACGACGTCACCATCGACCGCCAGTTCGCCGGCATGCCGGACGAGAGTTTCCTGCGCTTCCGTCCCGAGCAACTGGCCTGGCAGGCGACCTCGCTGATGGAGGTGGAACTGGGCGGCACCCTGGTCAAGGTGCGCCCGGTCACCCCCGACGACGCGGCGCTGGAAGTGTTCGTTTACTCGCCGGACCGCGACGGCCTGTTCGCCGCGATCGTGATGACCCTGGACCGGCTCGGCTACGGCATCCATCGCGCGCGGGTGCTCGATGCGCCGCATGAGGCGATCTTCGACACCTTCGAGGTGATGCCGGCCGATGCCTTCGCCAGCGGCGACATCGCGCAGTTGCAGGCCGGACTGCGCGAGGCGCTGGCCGGCGACCTGGCGCGGCTGCGTCCGGCGCGGCGCGTGGTGCCGCGCCAGCTGCGGCATTTCCGCTTCGCCCCGCGCATCGAATTCCGCGAGAGCCTCGACGGCCGCCTGACCCGGCTCAGCCTGGTCGCGCCAGACCGCCCCGGGCTGCTGTCGGACGTGGCCCAGGTGCTGCGCCGGCACCAGCTGCGCGTGCACGACGCGCGCATCGCCACCTTCGGCGAGCGCGCCGAGGATCTGTTCCACATCACCGACGAGCACAACCTGCCGTTGCCCGACGCCTGCCGCCAGGCGCTGCAGGCCGCGCTGCAGGCCTGCCTGGACCCCGATACCCCGCCTGGAGACCCCCGCTGA